In Hyphomicrobiales bacterium, the following are encoded in one genomic region:
- a CDS encoding glyoxylate/hydroxypyruvate reductase A, whose protein sequence is MSRLLVAAGGKWDPALRDLAPEIELRRTDDMGDPSAIDYALVWMPPEGLLASLPNLKVIFSAAAGVDHILRDPSLPRHLPIVRMSDPYQGAMMAEYAIYAVLHFHRFFDVVARSEAEHRWDEQPVIYTPSKTVGVLGLGAIGQEVARRFALLGFSVRGWGRTPRMIEGLATHHGPAGLAEMLPLCDYVVCALPLTPETKGLIGADFLSRMRAGSALVNIGRGGHVVDDDLIAAIDSGHLRGAFLDVTSPEPLPAAHPFWSHPRIRITPHMAGELHPPTAARSVIANIRRFEAGEPLSNVYDGDRGY, encoded by the coding sequence ATGTCGAGGTTGCTCGTCGCCGCAGGTGGAAAATGGGATCCGGCCCTGCGTGATCTGGCCCCGGAGATCGAACTGCGGCGCACTGACGACATGGGCGACCCCTCGGCGATCGACTATGCGCTCGTCTGGATGCCGCCGGAGGGGCTCCTCGCCTCGCTGCCCAACCTCAAGGTGATCTTTTCCGCCGCGGCCGGCGTCGACCACATCCTGCGCGATCCGAGCCTGCCGCGCCATCTGCCCATCGTGCGCATGTCGGACCCCTACCAGGGCGCCATGATGGCCGAATACGCGATCTACGCCGTCCTGCATTTTCACCGCTTCTTCGACGTCGTCGCGCGCAGCGAGGCCGAGCACCGCTGGGACGAGCAGCCGGTCATTTATACGCCTTCCAAGACCGTCGGCGTCCTCGGGCTCGGCGCCATCGGCCAGGAGGTTGCGCGCAGGTTCGCCCTGCTCGGATTTTCCGTGCGCGGCTGGGGTCGCACGCCGCGAATGATCGAAGGTCTGGCGACGCACCATGGCCCGGCCGGCCTCGCCGAGATGCTGCCGCTCTGCGACTACGTCGTCTGCGCGCTGCCGCTGACGCCCGAGACGAAAGGTCTGATCGGCGCCGATTTCCTCTCCCGGATGCGGGCGGGCAGCGCGCTCGTCAACATCGGTCGCGGCGGCCACGTTGTCGACGACGACCTCATTGCCGCGATCGACAGCGGCCACCTGCGTGGCGCGTTCCTCGATGTCACTTCGCCCGAACCGCTGCCGGCCGCTCACCCTTTCTGGTCCCATCCGCGAATCCGCATCACGCCCCACATGGCTGGCGAGTTGCATCCGCCGACGGCGGCCCGCTCCGTCATCGCCAATATCCGACGGTTCGAAGCGGGCGAGCCGCTGTCGAATGTCTACGACGGCGATCGCGGCTATTGA
- a CDS encoding Rieske 2Fe-2S domain-containing protein → MSERRIQEKDVEYNALKRAEPSLPASWYHDPAHHARELATIWRRGWLYVCRSTALAEPLCYRTLTVGDQNIVVLRDGQGVLKAFYNSCRHRGSLLCTQHEGRLKSKLLVCPYHQWSFAADDGRLVRTTSFSEPEGFSKGDYSLFPVALGEWRGSVFINLDANATFDARTVFQRDAENLANFPLEDLVVGHTWRTVMNCNWKTFWENFNECLHCPNVHPELVDLVPMYSRRIMLARDLPDWVEHQDDADPRYKGGMREGAETWSMDGRAQGRVIPSLSAADLARGHHYATIWPSMFIAGYPDHMRIVHMLPKGPEQTELVAEWLFPPETLADPDYDTTNVVDFAKLVMEQDAAVSELNQRGLHAAPFEQGVLMPEEYFVKRFQDWVRAELGE, encoded by the coding sequence ATGTCCGAGCGCCGCATCCAGGAAAAGGATGTCGAATACAATGCCCTGAAGCGGGCCGAGCCGTCGTTGCCGGCGAGCTGGTATCATGATCCGGCCCACCACGCCCGCGAACTCGCCACGATCTGGCGGCGCGGCTGGTTGTACGTGTGCCGGAGCACCGCGCTCGCCGAGCCGCTCTGCTATCGCACGCTCACGGTCGGGGACCAGAACATCGTCGTCTTGCGCGACGGGCAAGGGGTGCTCAAGGCCTTCTACAACAGTTGCCGGCACCGCGGCTCGCTCCTCTGCACACAGCACGAGGGCCGGCTCAAGTCGAAGCTCCTCGTCTGCCCTTATCATCAGTGGTCGTTCGCGGCCGACGACGGGCGGCTGGTGCGCACGACCTCGTTCAGCGAGCCGGAGGGATTCTCCAAGGGCGATTATTCCCTGTTTCCCGTGGCGCTCGGGGAGTGGCGCGGTTCGGTCTTCATCAATCTCGACGCGAACGCCACGTTCGATGCGCGCACCGTTTTCCAGCGCGATGCCGAAAACCTCGCCAATTTCCCGCTCGAGGATCTCGTGGTCGGGCACACCTGGCGCACGGTGATGAACTGCAACTGGAAGACGTTCTGGGAGAATTTCAACGAGTGCCTGCACTGCCCGAATGTGCATCCCGAGTTGGTCGATCTCGTGCCCATGTATTCCCGGCGCATCATGCTCGCACGTGACCTGCCGGACTGGGTCGAGCATCAGGACGACGCGGACCCACGCTACAAGGGCGGGATGCGCGAGGGCGCCGAGACCTGGTCGATGGATGGACGCGCGCAGGGCCGCGTCATTCCATCCCTCTCGGCGGCGGATCTCGCGCGCGGACACCATTATGCGACGATCTGGCCCTCCATGTTCATCGCCGGATATCCCGACCACATGCGGATCGTGCACATGCTGCCGAAAGGGCCGGAGCAGACCGAACTCGTCGCCGAATGGCTTTTCCCGCCCGAGACACTCGCCGATCCGGACTATGACACGACGAACGTGGTCGATTTCGCAAAGCTCGTCATGGAGCAGGACGCGGCGGTGAGCGAACTCAATCAGCGCGGTCTGCACGCCGCGCCGTTCGAGCAGGGCGTGCTGATGCCGGAGGAATACTTCGTCAAGCGCTTCCAGGACTGGGTGCGCGCCGAACTCGGCGAATGA
- a CDS encoding AEC family transporter, with the protein MLAETLSEVLSTVTPVFGLIALGYASARTGLLAASAGAGLSAFVFTIAMPALLFRTLATVEAPPADQVLLLVGYMSAVAATWLIASLVSLFVLRRPPSDSAAISMAAAFGNTVMLGIPLVLGHFGEAALAPLAAIIAIHAPLLWLAATLQITWTTPRAATSTMETLLALTRDLARNPIILGIVLGSLYGQTGLPIPGVADKLLALLAAAGVPGALFALGMSLAQYSLTAQPASLLATTAIKLVMMPALAWLIAGPLLGLAPLWIGVIVLLAAVPTGANAYLFASKHECAVGTVSGAIALGTLISFATISALLVLLSP; encoded by the coding sequence ATGCTCGCCGAAACGCTGTCCGAGGTTCTTTCGACGGTGACACCGGTCTTCGGTCTCATCGCGCTCGGCTATGCGAGCGCGCGCACCGGTCTCCTCGCGGCCTCCGCCGGCGCCGGCCTTTCCGCCTTCGTCTTCACCATCGCGATGCCGGCCCTGCTGTTCCGCACCCTCGCGACGGTCGAGGCGCCGCCTGCCGATCAGGTCCTTCTGCTCGTCGGCTACATGAGCGCGGTGGCGGCGACCTGGCTCATCGCCAGCCTCGTATCGCTCTTCGTCCTGCGGCGGCCGCCGTCCGACAGCGCCGCCATCTCCATGGCCGCGGCCTTCGGCAACACCGTGATGCTCGGCATTCCGCTGGTTCTCGGCCATTTCGGCGAAGCCGCCCTGGCCCCGCTCGCGGCCATCATCGCCATCCACGCGCCGTTGCTCTGGCTCGCCGCGACGCTGCAGATCACTTGGACGACACCGCGCGCGGCGACCTCGACGATGGAGACGCTGCTCGCGCTCACGCGCGATCTCGCCCGCAACCCGATCATCCTCGGCATTGTCCTCGGCTCGCTCTATGGCCAGACCGGCCTGCCGATCCCCGGCGTCGCCGACAAGCTTCTCGCGCTCCTGGCCGCAGCCGGCGTGCCCGGCGCGCTATTTGCCCTCGGTATGAGTCTGGCGCAGTATTCCCTCACGGCGCAACCGGCGAGCCTACTGGCCACGACCGCGATCAAGCTCGTCATGATGCCCGCCCTCGCCTGGCTGATCGCCGGTCCGCTGCTCGGCCTCGCGCCCCTCTGGATCGGCGTCATCGTGCTGCTCGCGGCGGTCCCGACCGGCGCCAATGCCTACCTATTTGCGAGCAAGCACGAGTGCGCGGTAGGCACCGTCTCGGGTGCCATCGCATTGGGCACTCTGATCTCGTTCGCCACCATCTCGGCACTTCTCGTGCTGCTGTCGCCCTGA
- a CDS encoding tRNA glutamyl-Q(34) synthetase GluQRS, with the protein MTKGRETVPKNARPAQGSPDGARRPRLRFAPSPNGPLHAGHALSALVTWTFADRLGGEVLLRIEDIDTVRTREAYVRGIMDDLTWLGLAWSGEVVRQSERFALYGEAAGRLEGAGLLYASFQSRGEVRSAVDEATAQASLRAESWPVDPDGQPHYPGGDRQLTPGEIEERLARGDRPAWRIDMGKAIAAARQRGSWPLMIESFDAEGKSWQRPADPAIWGDAIIVRRDTPTSYHLAVVVDDAAQGITHVTRGADLERATDLHRLLQALLGITPPIYHHHGLLRDDSGRKLSKSAGDRSLASLRRAGVTVEEIRALCEAAIGMHLAAGAGDGAVGWPTPESYHEKH; encoded by the coding sequence GTGACGAAGGGCCGGGAGACTGTTCCCAAGAACGCGAGGCCAGCGCAAGGCTCGCCGGATGGAGCGCGGCGCCCTCGCCTCCGGTTCGCGCCGAGCCCGAACGGCCCATTGCACGCCGGCCATGCTCTTTCCGCGCTCGTTACCTGGACCTTCGCCGATCGGCTCGGCGGCGAGGTTCTGCTGCGGATCGAGGACATCGATACTGTGCGCACGCGCGAGGCCTATGTTCGCGGCATCATGGATGACCTCACCTGGCTCGGGCTCGCCTGGTCGGGCGAGGTGGTGCGCCAGTCGGAGCGCTTTGCGCTCTATGGCGAGGCGGCGGGACGGCTCGAGGGGGCGGGCCTCCTCTATGCGAGCTTCCAGAGCCGCGGTGAGGTTCGGTCCGCGGTGGACGAGGCAACCGCGCAGGCCTCGTTGCGCGCCGAGAGCTGGCCGGTGGACCCCGATGGCCAGCCGCACTACCCGGGGGGCGACCGCCAGCTGACACCCGGCGAGATCGAAGAGCGACTCGCGCGCGGTGATCGTCCGGCCTGGCGTATCGACATGGGGAAGGCGATCGCGGCGGCGCGTCAGCGCGGGTCGTGGCCGCTGATGATCGAAAGCTTCGATGCGGAAGGAAAGTCATGGCAACGGCCGGCCGATCCCGCCATCTGGGGAGATGCGATCATCGTGCGCCGTGACACTCCAACGAGCTATCATCTCGCCGTGGTCGTCGACGATGCGGCGCAAGGGATCACGCACGTCACGCGCGGCGCCGACCTCGAGCGGGCGACCGATCTCCACCGACTGCTGCAGGCGCTGCTCGGGATCACGCCGCCGATCTATCATCATCATGGTCTCCTCAGGGACGATAGTGGACGAAAACTATCGAAGAGCGCGGGCGACCGGAGTCTCGCGAGCCTCCGGCGGGCCGGCGTCACGGTGGAGGAAATTCGCGCGCTCTGTGAGGCCGCGATTGGCATGCACCTCGCCGCTGGCGCGGGTGACGGTGCGGTCGGTTGGCCGACGCCGGAGAGTTATCACGAAAAACATTGA
- a CDS encoding DNA-3-methyladenine glycosylase 2 family protein, translating to MADIEVGVKALAAHCPAMARAWRVAGLPPLRRDAGGFEGLVRIVIGQQVSTASARAIHARFANALQPLTPGTVRSATDDELRAVGLSRPKIATIRAVAEAFATGAIAADDLAGLGEDELRRRLLAIHGIGPWSCDIYLLFGLGRVDAFAPGDLALQVAAGELFDLETRPDARALALLSERWRPWRGVAARLLWAYYGKRREGAATATEAQEIAPGMPI from the coding sequence ATGGCCGACATCGAGGTCGGCGTGAAGGCGCTGGCGGCGCACTGCCCTGCCATGGCACGCGCGTGGCGCGTCGCCGGACTGCCACCGCTGCGCCGTGACGCCGGCGGTTTCGAGGGGCTCGTTCGGATCGTCATCGGCCAGCAGGTCTCGACCGCGAGCGCGCGGGCGATCCATGCGCGGTTCGCGAATGCCCTCCAACCCCTGACGCCTGGGACGGTACGATCCGCGACCGACGACGAACTGCGCGCCGTCGGACTGAGCCGTCCCAAGATCGCGACCATCCGCGCCGTGGCTGAGGCTTTCGCGACGGGCGCTATTGCGGCGGACGATCTGGCTGGGCTCGGGGAGGACGAATTGCGCCGCCGCCTGCTGGCGATCCATGGCATCGGGCCGTGGAGTTGCGACATCTACCTCCTGTTCGGGCTCGGGCGTGTCGACGCATTCGCGCCGGGCGACCTCGCGCTGCAGGTGGCGGCGGGCGAACTGTTCGATCTCGAAACCCGCCCGGACGCGCGGGCCCTCGCTCTGTTGTCCGAACGCTGGCGCCCGTGGCGCGGAGTCGCCGCGCGGTTGCTCTGGGCTTACTATGGCAAACGGCGAGAGGGTGCGGCCACCGCCACCGAGGCGCAGGAGATCGCCCCGGGCATGCCGATCTAG
- a CDS encoding HNH endonuclease, whose product MIAAAMQSPERFPALVLNADYRPLSYYPLSLWSWQDTVKAVFLDRVNIVSEYERRVSSPTFGMRLPSVVALKSYVKPALYPAFTRFNVFLRDRFQCQYCGDRDELTFDHVIPRSRGGLTRWDNVTTACAPCNLAKGGTMPHVGGMIPRQMPYRPTVYELHANGRLFPPNYLHESWLDYLYWDSELEP is encoded by the coding sequence ATGATCGCAGCGGCGATGCAATCGCCGGAAAGGTTCCCGGCACTGGTGCTGAATGCCGACTATCGGCCTCTCAGCTACTACCCGCTGTCGCTCTGGAGCTGGCAGGACACGGTGAAGGCGGTCTTCCTCGACCGTGTCAACATTGTTTCGGAGTATGAGCGTCGAGTATCGAGCCCGACCTTCGGGATGCGTCTTCCGAGCGTCGTGGCCCTCAAGAGCTACGTGAAACCGGCGCTTTACCCGGCCTTCACCCGCTTCAACGTGTTCCTTCGCGACCGCTTCCAGTGCCAGTATTGCGGCGACCGCGACGAACTGACCTTCGACCACGTCATTCCGCGCTCACGCGGCGGCCTCACTCGTTGGGACAACGTCACGACGGCGTGCGCTCCGTGCAATCTCGCCAAGGGCGGCACCATGCCGCACGTCGGGGGCATGATACCGCGCCAGATGCCCTATCGCCCGACGGTCTATGAACTGCATGCCAACGGCCGTCTCTTCCCGCCGAACTACCTGCACGAAAGCTGGCTCGACTATCTCTACTGGGACAGCGAACTCGAACCGTAG